The proteins below are encoded in one region of Bacteroidales bacterium:
- a CDS encoding co-chaperone GroES: protein KPQRGKVLAVGTGTKDEEMKVKVGDIVLYGKYAGTEINIQNDKYLIMRQSDILAIIEE from the coding sequence AAACCTCAAAGAGGTAAAGTTTTAGCCGTTGGTACAGGTACCAAAGATGAAGAAATGAAAGTGAAAGTGGGCGATATTGTACTTTATGGCAAATATGCTGGTACCGAAATCAATATCCAAAACGATAAATATTTAATTATGCGTCAGTCGGATATTTTAGCAATTATAGAAGAATAA
- the groL gene encoding chaperonin GroEL (60 kDa chaperone family; promotes refolding of misfolded polypeptides especially under stressful conditions; forms two stacked rings of heptamers to form a barrel-shaped 14mer; ends can be capped by GroES; misfolded proteins enter the barrel where they are refolded when GroES binds) has translation MAKEILYSIESRESLKKGIDKLANAVKVTLGPRGRNVVIEKKFGAPQVTKDGVTVAKEIELKDPFENMGAQLLREVASKTSDNAGDGTTTATVLAQAIINIGIKNVTAGANPMELKRGIDKAVASVIASLKKMSKEVGDDYNKIEQVARVSANNDAEIGKLIAEAMKKVSKEGVITVEEAKGIETTVEVVEGMQFDRGYISPYFVTNTEKMEAVYDNPYILIHDKKISNMKEFLPILEATVQTGRPLVIIAEDVEGEALATLVLNKLRGSIRVIAVKAPGFGDRRKEMLEDIAILTGGTVVTEERGFKLENTTLDMLGTAEKVIVDKENTTIVNGSGKKDDIKARIQQIKAQIQNTTSQYDKEKLQERLAKLSGGVAVLYIGAATEVEMKEKKDRVDDALHATRAAVEEGIVPGGGVAYIRAINDLEKLKGETEDEQTGIDIIKRALEEPLRQIAANAGLEGSVIVNKVKEGKDDFGYNAQAEKFENLLTAGVIDPTKVSRIALENAASVASIFLTTECAISEIKEEKPAMPAAPDMGGMY, from the coding sequence ATGGCAAAAGAAATTTTGTATAGCATCGAAAGCAGAGAATCCTTAAAAAAAGGGATTGACAAACTAGCAAACGCAGTTAAAGTAACCTTAGGTCCTCGTGGACGTAATGTGGTAATCGAAAAAAAATTCGGAGCTCCTCAAGTTACTAAAGATGGTGTAACAGTAGCAAAAGAAATAGAATTAAAAGACCCGTTTGAAAATATGGGGGCTCAATTGCTTCGCGAAGTGGCTTCGAAAACATCTGATAATGCTGGCGATGGAACTACAACGGCTACTGTTTTAGCACAAGCTATTATTAATATAGGTATTAAAAACGTTACCGCTGGTGCCAACCCAATGGAACTAAAACGCGGTATCGATAAAGCTGTTGCTTCAGTTATAGCAAGCCTCAAAAAAATGTCGAAAGAAGTAGGCGACGACTATAATAAAATTGAACAAGTTGCTCGCGTATCGGCAAACAACGATGCCGAAATTGGGAAACTCATTGCCGAAGCAATGAAAAAAGTTAGCAAAGAAGGTGTTATTACTGTTGAAGAAGCAAAAGGTATTGAAACTACTGTTGAAGTCGTTGAAGGTATGCAATTCGACCGTGGTTACATATCACCTTATTTTGTAACCAATACAGAAAAAATGGAAGCTGTTTACGATAATCCTTACATACTTATCCACGACAAGAAGATTTCTAACATGAAAGAATTCTTGCCTATACTCGAAGCAACTGTACAAACAGGGCGTCCATTGGTGATTATAGCAGAAGATGTTGAAGGCGAAGCTTTAGCAACCTTAGTTCTTAATAAGTTACGCGGCTCTATTCGTGTAATTGCTGTTAAAGCTCCTGGTTTTGGCGATCGTAGAAAAGAAATGCTCGAAGATATAGCTATTTTAACGGGTGGAACAGTCGTAACTGAAGAACGTGGCTTTAAACTCGAAAACACAACACTCGATATGCTTGGAACAGCCGAAAAAGTTATTGTTGACAAAGAAAATACAACTATAGTTAATGGTAGTGGAAAGAAAGATGATATTAAAGCTCGCATACAACAAATTAAAGCTCAAATACAAAACACCACTTCACAGTACGATAAAGAAAAATTACAAGAACGTTTAGCTAAATTAAGTGGTGGTGTAGCTGTTCTTTATATTGGTGCTGCTACTGAAGTAGAAATGAAAGAAAAGAAAGACCGCGTTGACGATGCATTACATGCAACTCGTGCTGCAGTTGAAGAAGGTATTGTTCCTGGTGGCGGTGTCGCTTATATTCGTGCTATTAACGACTTAGAAAAATTAAAAGGCGAAACCGAAGACGAACAAACCGGTATCGATATTATTAAACGTGCACTCGAAGAACCATTACGTCAGATTGCAGCTAATGCCGGATTAGAAGGGTCAGTAATTGTAAATAAAGTTAAGGAAGGTAAAGACGATTTTGGTTACAATGCACAAGCTGAAAAATTTGAAAACTTATTAACTGCTGGTGTTATCGACCCAACTAAAGTTTCACGTATTGCACTAGAAAACGCTGCTTCGGTTGCAAGTATTTTCTTAACTACCGAATGCGCTATTTCAGAAATTAAAGAAGAAAAACCTGCTATGCCAGCTGCTCCTGATATGGGTGGTATGTATTAA
- a CDS encoding four helix bundle protein, with amino-acid sequence MFDFEKLDVYQVVKEQNNKVLTFLKNNNQIDPLLAEHWKKASLNSVINLAEGTGRKNTNEKKDFLTAARGNIFESTTILQICKDLGHIDENTYNEYYEGYEKASKMLLGMFRSYNKREQSYQNAEYQNQEENFNI; translated from the coding sequence ATGTTTGATTTTGAAAAACTCGATGTTTATCAGGTTGTAAAAGAGCAAAACAATAAAGTTTTGACTTTCTTAAAAAACAACAATCAGATTGATCCATTATTAGCTGAACATTGGAAAAAAGCTAGTTTAAACAGTGTTATCAACCTAGCTGAAGGAACTGGTCGTAAAAACACCAACGAGAAAAAAGACTTCCTAACAGCTGCTCGTGGTAACATTTTCGAATCAACTACTATTTTACAAATTTGTAAAGATTTAGGACACATCGATGAAAACACCTACAACGAATATTACGAAGGTTACGAAAAAGCTTCAAAAATGCTTTTAGGAATGTTTCGCAGTTATAATAAACGCGAACAATCATATCAAAACGCTGAATATCAAAATCAAGAAGAAAATTTTAATATTTAG
- the floA gene encoding flotillin-like protein FloA (flotillin-like protein involved in membrane lipid rafts): MFEGSALILFLSAIGLIVLWILLYFVPIGLWFSALVSGVHISLLQLILMRWRKVPPRVIVNAMIEGTKAGLVLNRNELEAHYLAGGRVAQVVHALVSAGKANIDLNFKMATAIDLAGRDVFEAVQMSVNPKVINTPPIAAVAKDGIQLIVKARVTVRANIKQLVGGAGEETVIARVGEGIVTSIGSAESHKAVLENPDSISKVVLAKGLDSGTAFEILSIDIADIDIGKNIGAQLMMDQAEADKNIAQAKAEERRAMAVALEQEMKAKAQEARAKVIEAEAQIPMAIAEAFRNGNLGIMDYYRIKNIQADTNMRDSLSKGNNIDSK, encoded by the coding sequence ATGTTTGAAGGAAGTGCTTTAATTTTGTTTTTGTCCGCTATTGGACTAATTGTATTATGGATACTTTTATATTTTGTACCCATCGGCTTATGGTTTTCTGCATTAGTATCTGGAGTGCATATTTCTCTATTACAGCTCATACTTATGCGTTGGCGAAAAGTTCCACCTCGCGTTATTGTTAATGCTATGATAGAAGGGACCAAGGCAGGATTAGTTCTCAATCGCAACGAACTTGAAGCACATTACCTAGCAGGCGGTAGAGTAGCCCAAGTTGTTCACGCTTTAGTATCTGCCGGCAAAGCGAATATCGATTTAAACTTCAAAATGGCAACAGCTATTGACCTTGCAGGTAGAGATGTATTTGAAGCAGTACAAATGTCAGTAAATCCAAAAGTCATCAATACGCCTCCAATAGCTGCTGTTGCAAAAGATGGTATTCAACTTATTGTAAAAGCTCGAGTTACTGTAAGAGCTAACATAAAACAACTTGTTGGCGGTGCTGGCGAAGAAACCGTTATTGCCCGCGTTGGCGAAGGAATTGTTACCTCTATAGGTTCAGCCGAATCGCACAAAGCAGTTCTTGAAAACCCTGATTCTATTTCAAAAGTTGTTTTAGCGAAAGGCTTAGATAGTGGAACAGCATTCGAAATTTTATCCATTGATATTGCCGATATTGATATAGGCAAAAATATAGGGGCTCAATTAATGATGGACCAAGCCGAAGCAGACAAAAATATTGCACAAGCTAAAGCCGAAGAACGTCGTGCTATGGCAGTAGCTTTAGAACAAGAAATGAAAGCAAAAGCACAAGAAGCTCGTGCAAAAGTTATCGAAGCCGAAGCACAAATTCCCATGGCTATTGCTGAAGCTTTTCGCAATGGTAATCTGGGCATTATGGATTACTATCGAATAAAAAATATACAAGCCGACACCAATATGCGCGATTCTTTATCAAAAGGAAATAATATTGATTCAAAATAA
- a CDS encoding NfeD family protein, producing the protein MLGIISALILIGIVLIILEVLVIPGTTVVGFLGFTLMVVGVYLSYSKINTTTGHYTLGISLVAFIIILIISLRPKTWKRAMLNTSIDSTVNFLGEDKSKYIGKECITITRLNPFGKVNFENEYYEAKSYNNIIEPNTIVEIINVEGNTLIVKPK; encoded by the coding sequence ATGTTAGGAATTATATCCGCTTTAATTTTAATAGGTATTGTTTTAATTATACTCGAAGTTTTAGTTATACCAGGTACAACTGTCGTTGGTTTCTTAGGCTTTACACTAATGGTTGTAGGTGTATATTTATCTTACTCTAAAATAAATACAACAACAGGCCATTATACCCTAGGTATAAGTTTAGTAGCTTTTATAATCATCTTAATTATTTCTTTAAGACCAAAAACATGGAAACGCGCCATGCTTAATACTTCCATTGATAGCACTGTAAATTTTCTAGGCGAAGACAAATCAAAATATATTGGCAAAGAATGTATAACCATTACTCGTCTAAACCCTTTTGGAAAAGTAAATTTTGAAAATGAATATTACGAAGCAAAATCGTACAATAATATTATTGAACCCAATACAATAGTAGAAATAATTAATGTAGAAGGCAATACTCTAATTGTTAAACCAAAATAA
- a CDS encoding ATP-dependent Clp protease adaptor ClpS, which produces MRTSPKKQSTIYESTQHNHHYLILHNDSINTFEFIIETLVDLCHHDPYQASQCALIAHYKGKCEIKKGDLNDLKKLAQSFKEKGIIVSIE; this is translated from the coding sequence ATGAGAACTTCTCCTAAAAAACAGTCAACAATATACGAATCTACTCAACATAATCATCATTATTTAATACTTCACAATGATTCCATTAATACATTTGAGTTTATTATCGAAACATTAGTAGATTTGTGTCATCACGATCCTTATCAAGCAAGCCAGTGTGCACTTATTGCACATTACAAAGGCAAATGCGAAATTAAAAAAGGGGACTTAAATGACCTTAAAAAACTTGCTCAAAGCTTTAAAGAAAAGGGTATTATTGTAAGTATTGAATAA